Genomic DNA from Myxococcus guangdongensis:
AGGCGGCGTCATGGCGGGAGCGCAGCTCCAGGTACCAGCGGAACGACTCGAAGGCGTCCACGTCCGGCCCCATGCGATGGAGGGCCTCCTCGTGGATGCGCTGCTGCTCCGCCTCCGGCAGTGCGGCGACCCAGGGGGCGAAGTACTTCTTCCACATCGCGCCTGGTGTGCCGACGCCACCGGGCTTGAAGGGGTTGCCGAAGTGACCGGGCACGGGGTTGGTGGGGCTGGGCTTCGCCCACGCGCGGAAGGCCCGGCCCACGTACACGTCACAGCCGTCGTGGACATGGACCGCCTGGGTGCGCGTCCCGGTCATCGGCGTGTCCCCGACTACTTCTTGCGCTTCTTGCCGGCGGACTGGGCAGCGGCGGCGGCCTCGGCGGCGGCCTGCTCGACGGCGACCTTCAGGTCATCGCGCTCCTTGGTGACGCTGGCCACCTCGCCCTCCAGCTCGGTCACCTTGGTCTTCAGCGCCTCGTTCTCCGAGCGCAGCTCCTCCGTGGTCTTCTTCAGCACGTTCGTCTCGGCGCGCGCGCGGTTGAGCTCACGCGAACCACCGCAACCGACGAGGGGAACCACCGCCAGCATCGCCACGG
This window encodes:
- a CDS encoding DUF4326 domain-containing protein, whose protein sequence is MTGTRTQAVHVHDGCDVYVGRAFRAWAKPSPTNPVPGHFGNPFKPGGVGTPGAMWKKYFAPWVAALPEAEQQRIHEEALHRMGPDVDAFESFRWYLELRSRHDAAWHEDVLALRGKRLGCWCKPGPCHADVLVSWLDSRAKR